Proteins from a genomic interval of Rosa chinensis cultivar Old Blush chromosome 2, RchiOBHm-V2, whole genome shotgun sequence:
- the LOC112183635 gene encoding uncharacterized protein LOC112183635 yields the protein MATTIPILTSPNPSFLRPKITSFSPLTTRLHNQTIPFRSSTKIQSLSTNQTHNFPGFSGKAIGFLLERKLRVRVSAKEDGVDEAEEESRGESTMPERFRYLTKEAPDPPVRWPWFVALAFLIYAWRAVLLELSNWKRGALAVVQFVGYLLKLCLALIFHFIGDPITYTIRFVETTIYAVRAYYSGIVAYAPIRELTTVIMLASAVLAIAEAVVPNSANCQPILLTLSGVVGYAVVFNYISEPFFYTILVGLYGYSRFVKKRDDVTSALPCAAVLAAVGEPWIRVLVIPLFLALAIYNHSKKLPERKEDVVVTNRKLPLPLLGAALAIGIRLAAKWAGYRHLTWKIV from the exons ATGGCGACCACCATTCCCATCCTCACCTCTCCAAACCCCTCTTTTCTCAGACCCAAAATCacttctttctctcctctcaCCACTCGACTTCATAACCAAACCATTCCCTTTCGCTCTTCAACCAAAATCCAATCTTTGAgcacaaaccaaacccataatTTTCCTGGGTTTTCAGGGAAAGCAATTGGGTTTTTGTTGGAAAGGAAGTTAAGGGTTCGTGTGAGTGCAAAAGAGGATGGCGTTGATGAAGCTGAGGAAGAAAGTAGGGGGGAGAGTACTATGCCGGAGCGGTTTAGGTACTTGACCAAAGAAGCTCCTGACCCTCCAGTGAGGTGGCCTTGGTTTGTGG CATTGGCCTTCCTCATCTATGCATGGAGAGCTGTCTTGTTAGAGTTATCTAACTGGAAAAGGGGTGCACTGGCTGTTGTCCAATTTGTGGGATACCTCTTGAAGCTTTGCTTGGCCCTTATCTTCCATTTCATAGGTGATCCTATCACTTACACGATCAGATTCGTAGAAACAACTATCTATGCTGTTCGCGCTTACTACTCTGGCATAGTAGCATACGCTCCAATTCGAGAGTTGACTACAGTTATCATGCTGGCTTCAGCTGTTCTTGCTATTGCAGAAGCTGTCGTTCCAAACTCAGCAAACTGCCAACCTATTCTGCTCACGTTATCTGGAGTAGTAGGCTATGCAGTTGTGTTTAATTACATCTCAGAGCCTTTCTTCTACACGATTCTAGTGGGTTTGTATGGTTACTCACGATTTGTGAAAAAGAGGGATGATGTTACATCTGCATTGCCTTGCGCTGCTGTGCTGGCTGCTGTTGGAGAACCGTGGATTAGAGTTTTGGTTATACCATTGTTTCTGGCATTGGCCATTTATAACCATTCGAAGAAGCTTCCTGAAAGAAAGGAAGATGTTGTAGTGACCAACAGGAAGCTTCCATTGCCCTTGTTGGGCGCAGCCTTAGCTATTGGAATTCGGCTTGCTGCCAAGTGGGCTGGATACCGGCATCTAACATGGAAGATAGTATGA
- the LOC112189260 gene encoding putative pentatricopeptide repeat-containing protein At1g03510, protein MGSYNTISNFQRLLSFTKQLTSHVNQGSHDKALTLFHHMQASLALPLDAHVFSLVLKSCSAVRRPQLGAAVHAHVTKSSFVSNPFVACALVDMYGKCVSLWAARHLFDEIPHRNVVVWNAMISVCTRNGDIAEALRLFEAMDVEPDVSTYNTIITGTSGMDDGLFRAVEVYRKMYERGWKPDLITLLALLRACVGVAAFRFIKEIHGYDVRNGIDSHSQLSSGLVEAYGRCGCLKNAHSVFRGLKEKDVVAWSSLVSVYAVHGEARAAFDVFREMESAKVEPDEITFLAVLKACSHAEGLADEALSYFDCMRNYGVQPNSDHYSCLVDVLSRAGRLCEAYEVIRKMPVRVTARAWGALLSGCRTHGNLELAEIAGKALSELEPDNPSHYLLLSTIYVSLGRHDEAQRMRREMRQKGVKAPVGSSWMVQE, encoded by the coding sequence ATGGGCTCCTACAACACCATATCAAATTTCCAACGCTTGCTCTCTTTCACCAAGCAATTGACCTCCCACGTCAACCAAGGCAGTCATGACAAAGCCCTCACCCTCTTCCACCACATGCAAGCCTCACTCGCTCTCCCTCTCGACGCCCACgtcttctctctcgtcctcaAGTCCTGCTCCGCCGTCCGCCGTCCCCAACTCGGCGCCGCCGTCCACGCCCACGTCACCAAATCGTCGTTCGTCTCAAACCCTTTTGTGGCCTGCGCTCTCGTTGACATGTACGGAAAATGCGTCTCGCTTTGGGCTGCACGCCACTTGTTCGATGAAATTCCTCACAGAAATGTTGTTGTGTGGAATGCCATGATTTCGGTTTGTACCCGCAATGGTGATATTGCTGAAGCTTTGAGGTTGTTTGAGGCTATGGATGTTGAGCCTGATGTGTCGACTTATAACACCATTATAACCGGAACGTCGGGGATGGATGATGGGTTGTTTAGGGCTGTGGAGGTGTATAGGAAAATGTACGAAAGAGGGTGGAAGCCGGATTTGATCACACTTCTTGCTCTGTTACGTGCTTGTGTTGGTGTAGCGGCTTTTAGGTTTATTAAGGAAATTCATGGTTATGATGTAAGGAATGGGATTGACTCCCATTCGCAGTTGAGTAGCGGTTTAGTAGAGGCCTATGGGCGTTGTGGTTGTCTCAAAAATGCGCATAGTGTTTTCCGGGGCTTGAAGGAGAAGGATGTGGTTGCGTGGAGCAGTTTGGTATCAGTGTATGCGGTTCATGGAGAGGCAAGAGCTGCATTTGATGTTTTTAGAGAAATGGAATCGGCGAAAGTGGAGCCTGATGAGATTACTTTCCTTGCGGTACTGAAAGCGTGTAGCCATGCCGAAGGATTAGCTGATGAAGCACTGAGTTATTTTGATTGCATGCGTAATTATGGCGTGCAACCAAACAGTGATCACTATTCTTGTTTAGTAGATGTTTTGAGCAGAGCAGGGAGGTTATGCGAGGCGTATGAGGTCATAAGGAAGATGCCAGTGAGGGTCACTGCTAGAGCTTGGGGTGCCCTTCTTTCGGGGTGTAGAACTCATGGAAACCTGGAGCTTGCGGAGATAGCAGGGAAAGCTTTGTCCGAACTTGAGCCCGATAATCCTTCCCATTATTTATTGTTGTCAACGATTTATGTTAGCTTAGGAAGGCATGATGAAGCTCAGAGAATGAGAAGGGAAATGAGGCAGAAAGGTGTGAAGGCACCGGTTGGAAGTAGTTGGATGGTTCAAGAGTGA
- the LOC112185066 gene encoding F-box/FBD/LRR-repeat protein At5g56420 yields MDTYTAELPDNFIHQVLSLLSTKHAVRAGILSKEWGHLWSSVPVLDFDEDEDGQPSADNRKLKRKMFINFMRRCLKRRGKDESNIEKFRLHMRYFGGATIVSKWLSLAVERNVKELQISFIRGRESGVRSYRPFFLPQAILNNAKSLTTLKLQSVTVKDSIDPINLPSLKILSLKQVQFRSTLSFMHLISGCPSLEHFLLTSCTGLSDLKILSLSLKSLEVVDCDVRGIQVEAENLESFKFHGNVFSRLQFEFSPAREFDFA; encoded by the exons atggaCACATACACAGCTGAGTTACCCGACAATTTCATCCACCAAGTCCTCTCTCTCCTTTCCACCAAACACGCAGTCCGGGCCGGCATTCTTTCGAAGGAATGGGGGCACTTATGGTCTTCGGTTCCTGTGTTAGATTTCGACGAGGATGAGGATGGGCAGCCATCTGCTGATAACCGTAAGCTTAAACGAAAAATGTTCATCAACTTCATGAGAAGGTGCTTGAAGCGCCGTGGAAAAGATGAGTCTAACATTGAGAAGTTTAGGCTTCATATGAGGTACTTTGGAGGTGCTACTATTGTAAGCAAGTGGTTGAGTTTAGCGGTTGAGAGAAATGTTAAAGAGCTACAAATCTCCTTTATAAGAGGAAGAGAATCCGGGGTGAGATCTTACAGACCCTTCTTCTTACCACAAGCAATTCTCAACAATGCAAAATCCTTAACCACCCTAAAGTTGCAGAGTGTGACTGTGAAGGACAGCATTGACCCTATAAACCTTCCTTCTTTGAAAATTTTGTCCCTAAAACAAGTGCAATTCAGGAGTACCTTGTCATTCATGCACTTAATTTCCGGATGCCCTTCTCTTGAGCATTTCTTGTTAACTTCGTGCACCGGCCTCTCGGATCTTAAGATTTTGAGTTTGAGCCTCAAATCCTTGGAAGTTGTTGACTGCGACGTGCGGGGTATTCAAGTTGAAGCTGAGAATCTCGAATCTTTTAAGTTTCATGGAAACGTTTTTAGCCG GCTTCAGTTCGAGTTTTCCCCTGCTCGAGAGTTTGATTTTGCATAA